A region of Oryzias latipes chromosome 18, ASM223467v1 DNA encodes the following proteins:
- the LOC111949209 gene encoding uncharacterized protein LOC111949209, with product MFVGQTSAQIPETCVQDSRCSSYSHLQMKQPHPTQYNQTVTRSLCYSYGSSCCSNTYSYTIKVKLCYGDYYVYKLQRLPGCNTAYCAVPKHSFRAAGQDETSITLRWNKVNNSVSFVLLFNGTETNISAPAADDSVTYTVSSLTAATKYTFTLFSVIDNVRSSGISIDAVTAPPNVKTFSLLGTSFNSITLQWSKVNNASYVLEYYYNGRRIIPASDGDGPVTYTVSSLSAGTSYYFNLYSVFENARSNPVDLYAFTDDQYVSCGQTFCPPGQDCVIINGTAQCGEACQHYSELNDNWLSEYNIYGNSYCRGYSSPEGWYRMFVGQTSAQIPETCVQDSRCSSSYNRWKMTQPHPTQYNQTVTRSLCYSYGSSCCSSTSSYSIKVKLCYGDFYVYKLQTLPGCNIAYCAVPKHSFRAAGQDETSITLRWNKVNNSVSFVLLFNGTETNISAPAADDSVTYTVSSLTAATKYTFTLFSVFDNVRSSGINIDAVTAPQNPQNIRQSTQNESSITLQWNKVNNVSFVLQLDGTETSITATDGDGPVTYTFSSLTAQTKYTVILFSVLENVRSSGQKLTVVTAPPNAKNCKASGQNETSITLQWDKVNTNVSFVLQFNGTETNISAPAGDAVIHHTVSSLTAGTKYTFTLFSVFENVRSTGVNITAATGPNYVVGLEMELESVGEMTEAEMQSVIEEFLQTYGLSPNSLSVKVKSVQL from the exons ATGTTTGTGGGACAAACCAGCGCTCAGATTCCTGAAACTTGTGTACAAGACAGCAGATGCAGCAGTTATAGCCATTTGCAGATGAAACAACCTCATCCAACTCAATACAATCAAACTGTAACACGCTCTCTGTGTTATAGTTATGGTAGTTCCTGCTGCTCCAACACATACTCATACACTATTAAGGTCAAACTCTGCTATGGAGACTACTATGTCTACAAACTTCAAAGACTCCCAGGATGCAACACTGCATATTGTGCAG ttcCAAAGCACAGCTTCAGAGCAGCTGGTCAAGATGAAACCAGCATCACTCTACGGTGGAACAAAGTCAACAACAGTGTCAGCTTTGTTCTCCTGTTTAAtggcacagaaacaaacatcagtGCTCCAGCTGCAGATGACTCTGTAACTTACACAGTGTCATCTCTGACTGCTGCAACTAAATACACATTCACTCTCTTCTCTGTGATTGACAATGTCAGAAGCAGTGGAATCAGCATTGATGCAGTCACTG ctcctccaaatgtaaaaacattcagTTTACTTGGAACAAGTTTCAACAGCATCACTCTGCAGTGGAGTAAAGTGAACAATGCCAGTTATGTCCTGGAGTATTATTATAATGGACGAAGGATCATTCCTGCATCAGATGGAGATGGACCAGTCACTTACACTGTCTCATCTCTCAGTGCTGGCACTTCATACTATTTCAATCTctactctgtgtttgagaacgccAGAAGTAATCCAGTGGATCTATATGCTTTTACTG ATGACCAATATGTTTCATGTGGACAGACCTTCTGTCCTCCAGGCCAGGACTGTGTCATCATCAATGGAACAGCTCAGTGTGGTGAAGCCTGTCAACATTACAGTGAACTGAATGATAACTGGCTTTCTGAATATAACATATATGGAAATTCATACTGTAGAGGATACTCCTCCCCTGAAGGCTGGTATCGCATGTTTGTGGGACAAACCAGCGCTCAGATTCCTGAAACTTGTGTACAAGACAGCAGATGTAGCAGCAGTTATAACCGTTGGAAGATGACACAACCTCATCCAACTCAATACAACCAAACTGTAACACGCTCTTTGTGTTATAGTTATGGTagttcctgctgctcctccacatcctcATACAGTATTAAGGTCAAACTCTGCTATGGAGACTTCTATGTCTACAAACTTCAAACACTCCCAGGATGCAACATTGCATATTGTGCAG ttCCAAAGCACAGCTTCAGAGCAGCTGGTCAAGATGAAACCAGCATCACTCTACGGTGGAACAAAGTCAACAACAGTGTCAGCTTTGTTCTCCTGTTTAAtggcacagaaacaaacatcagtGCTCCAGCTGCAGATGACTCTGTAACTTACACAGTGTCATCTCTGACTGCTGCAACTAAATACACATTCActctcttctctgtgtttgacaATGTCAGAAGCAGTGGAATCAACATTGATGCAGTGACTG CTCCTCAGAATCCCCAAAATATCAGGCAATCAACACAGAATGAGAGCAGCATCACTCTGCAGTGGAACAAAGTGAACAACgtcagctttgttcttcagcttGATGGCACAGAAACCAGCATCACTGCCACAGATGGAGATGGACCAGTAACTTACACATTCTCATCCCTGACGGCTCAGACTAAATACACGGTTATTCTCTTCTCTGTGTTGGAGAACGTCAGAAGCAGCGGACAAAAACTCACAGTGGTCACTG CTCCTCCAAATGCCAAAAACTGTAAAGCATCAGGACAGAATGAGACGAGCATCACTCTGCAGTGGGATAAAGTGAACACCAATgtcagctttgttcttcagtttaaCGGCACAGAGACAAACATCAGTGCTCCAGCTGGAGATGCAGTGATCCACCACACCGTCTCATCTCTCACTGCTGGAACTAAATACACATTCACTctgttctctgtgtttgagaatgtcAGAAGTACTGGAGTGAACATCACAGCAGCAACCG GGCCTA ACTACGTAGTTGGATTGGAGATGGAACTTGAATCTGTTGGTGAGATGACTGAAGCTGAAATGCAGAGCGTCATTGAAGAG tttctGCAAACATATGGACTTTCACCAAATTCATTGTCTGTAAAAGTTAAATCTGTCCAACTGTGA